A stretch of Panthera tigris isolate Pti1 chromosome E2, P.tigris_Pti1_mat1.1, whole genome shotgun sequence DNA encodes these proteins:
- the LOC122234247 gene encoding putative protein ZNF720: MANSQGLLTFRDVAIEFSQKELGCLNDSQWELYRDVMLENYGHLHFLGLVVSKPDLVIFLEHKKDVWAVKRKETVATHPGRWK, translated from the exons aTGGCCAATTCTCAG GGATTGCTGACATTCAGGGATGTGGCCATAGAATTTTCTCAGaaagagttggggtgcctgaatgACAGTCAGTGGGAACTGTACAGGGATGTGATGTTAGAGAACTATGGACACCTCCATTTCTTGG GTCTTGTTGTGTCAAAGCCAGACCTGGTCATCTTTTTGGAACACAAGAAGGATGTCTGGGCcgtgaagagaaaggagacagtagCTACACACCCAGGTAGGTGGAAATGA